In the genome of Polaribacter atrinae, one region contains:
- a CDS encoding ComEC/Rec2 family competence protein, producing MKRLYHYIPLHFVVFLIIGICFQFFTQFWKSDFLKILLFLGVLAMLVFLIKNKVIRTCIAFVLFFFVGVSSVYLNDDRNYDSYYQHHLKDNFTVVLQIHKILKPGNYYQKYEATIIKVDDLKTLGTVLLNVKNDSISNPLKVDDRLFLKPILKELIPPLNPHQFNYKSYLAKQGIHHQIFIDENKFLRLNTKAKTVFGLSATFRNLIQKGLEKYHFKPDELAVINALLLGQRQDISKELIVDYQRAGAIHILAVSGLHVGVILWILSFIFKPVERIKYGKFIKTVIIVSLLWMFAFIAGLSASVVRAVTMFTFLAIGLSFRRKNVVEFSFISSMLFLLLIKPMFLFDVGFQLSYLAVFGILWTQPKIYGIWKPKYKIVNFFWQLLTVSLAAQVGILPLSIYYFQQFPGLFLASNLVIIPFLGAILIGGILVIITAVLDVLPQFLADIYGVVISWMNGFVSWVSHQEEFLFKEISISFSSMLFWYVFLFLAVSFFLKKSSKGLIYFLISILFLQSVFLFESNENKSKKELIVFHKSRFSMIGKRVGGQLFIEHNLDIVRFENENSIKTYRITEGIDEVKKTNFKNFIQFSKKNILLIDSLGVYNVLGMKEPVVVLQYSPKINLTRMIASIKPSQIIADGSNYKSDVILWEKTCLKHQIPFHYTGQNGAFIID from the coding sequence ATGAAAAGGTTGTACCATTATATACCCTTGCACTTTGTTGTGTTTTTAATTATTGGAATTTGTTTCCAGTTTTTCACTCAATTTTGGAAGTCAGATTTTTTAAAAATTTTATTGTTTTTAGGGGTTCTTGCAATGCTTGTTTTTTTGATAAAGAACAAAGTTATAAGAACCTGTATTGCTTTTGTTCTATTTTTTTTTGTTGGTGTTTCATCGGTTTATTTAAATGATGATAGAAATTACGATTCTTATTATCAACATCATTTAAAGGATAATTTTACGGTTGTTTTACAGATTCATAAAATATTAAAACCAGGGAATTATTATCAAAAATATGAGGCGACTATTATTAAGGTTGATGATCTGAAGACTTTGGGTACGGTACTTTTAAATGTTAAAAATGATAGTATTTCAAATCCTTTAAAAGTTGATGATCGGCTATTTTTAAAACCTATTTTAAAAGAGTTAATTCCGCCTTTAAATCCGCATCAATTTAATTATAAATCTTATTTAGCCAAACAGGGCATTCATCATCAGATATTTATTGATGAAAATAAATTTTTAAGGTTGAATACCAAAGCAAAGACCGTATTTGGTTTGTCGGCTACATTTAGAAATTTAATTCAGAAAGGTTTAGAAAAATATCATTTTAAGCCAGACGAATTAGCAGTGATAAATGCTTTGTTATTGGGGCAGCGACAAGATATTTCTAAAGAATTAATTGTAGATTATCAAAGAGCGGGAGCTATACATATTTTAGCTGTTTCTGGGTTGCATGTAGGTGTTATTTTGTGGATTCTATCTTTTATCTTTAAACCTGTAGAAAGAATAAAATACGGAAAGTTTATAAAAACAGTTATTATTGTTTCTTTACTTTGGATGTTTGCTTTTATAGCTGGTCTATCGGCTTCGGTTGTTAGAGCTGTAACTATGTTTACTTTTTTAGCAATCGGATTGTCTTTTCGTAGAAAAAATGTAGTAGAGTTTTCCTTCATTTCTTCCATGCTTTTTTTATTGTTGATAAAGCCAATGTTTCTTTTCGATGTAGGTTTTCAGTTAAGTTATTTAGCTGTTTTTGGGATACTTTGGACACAACCTAAAATTTATGGAATATGGAAACCTAAGTACAAGATTGTAAATTTTTTCTGGCAATTGTTAACCGTTTCATTAGCCGCTCAAGTAGGGATTTTGCCTTTAAGTATTTATTATTTTCAACAATTTCCAGGGTTGTTTTTAGCATCGAACTTAGTCATCATCCCTTTTTTAGGGGCAATTTTAATAGGCGGAATTTTAGTTATTATAACAGCAGTCTTAGATGTTTTACCTCAATTTTTAGCAGATATTTACGGAGTTGTTATTTCTTGGATGAATGGTTTTGTAAGTTGGGTTTCTCATCAAGAAGAATTCTTGTTTAAAGAAATTTCAATTTCATTTAGCAGCATGCTATTTTGGTATGTATTTCTGTTTTTAGCAGTGTCTTTCTTTTTAAAAAAGTCGTCTAAAGGACTTATTTACTTTTTAATTTCAATTTTATTTTTGCAGAGTGTTTTTCTATTTGAATCGAACGAAAATAAATCTAAAAAAGAATTGATTGTATTTCATAAAAGTAGGTTCTCTATGATTGGAAAAAGAGTAGGAGGTCAGCTATTTATAGAACACAACTTAGATATCGTAAGATTCGAAAATGAAAATAGTATTAAAACGTATCGAATTACAGAAGGTATTGATGAGGTTAAAAAGACCAATTTTAAGAATTTTATTCAATTTTCTAAAAAGAATATTTTATTGATTGATAGTTTAGGTGTTTACAATGTTTTGGGTATGAAAGAACCCGTTGTTGTATTGCAGTATTCACCAAAAATTAATCTAACAAGAATGATAGCAAGCATAAAACCATCACAAATTATTGCAGATGGTTCTAATTATAAAAGTGATGTTATCCTTTGGGAAAAGACTTGTTTAAAACATCAAATTCCTTTTCATTATACAGGTCAAAACGGGGCGTTTATTATTGATTAA
- a CDS encoding peptide MFS transporter has protein sequence MNTTKYRFEGSEMNNKLLLGHPAGLFILFFTEMWERFSYYGMRALLVIFLISSLTDGGWAWSREDALSLYGTYTMLVYFTPIIGGILADRFLGYRNAVVIGALLMTLGHAAMAFDTPWALYVGIGLLIAGNGFFKPNITSIINGVYKNAQEKKDGAFTIFYMGVNAGAFLGIMLCGYVGETYGWHFGFGLAGIFMFFGMLQFYFAQSIFGKVGTKPSKVVDLSDAVASKEEKSYDDVPSNVQRDRYIVVGILAFFTIFFWAAFEQAGGSMTIFAKDYTNRVLEGNAANIFRIANTLLTVVPLMIITYVLISLFKITFKKYALSNLFLGISFAVIWIIVIIMLKNQFSEVSTEIPASWFGILNSFFIITFAPLFSKIWESKFNPPATVKFGVGLILLGLGFLVLAYGSASIPQGAQTASVSVIWLILAYLLHTLGELSLSPVGLSYVSKLVPGKMIAMMFGLWYIAVGMGNKLAGLMGGMIDKITTEYSMSTFFLIFTFVPIIAGLLIMSLTPLLKKLMHGVK, from the coding sequence ATGAATACCACTAAGTACAGATTTGAAGGTTCAGAAATGAACAATAAATTATTGCTAGGACATCCAGCAGGTTTATTTATTTTATTTTTCACAGAAATGTGGGAACGTTTTTCATACTATGGAATGCGTGCATTATTAGTTATTTTTTTAATTTCATCATTAACTGATGGTGGTTGGGCTTGGAGTCGTGAAGATGCTTTAAGTTTATACGGCACCTACACAATGTTAGTGTACTTTACTCCTATTATTGGAGGTATTTTAGCCGACAGGTTTTTAGGCTACAGAAATGCAGTTGTTATAGGTGCTTTATTAATGACACTTGGGCACGCAGCAATGGCATTTGATACTCCTTGGGCATTATATGTTGGTATTGGTTTATTAATTGCAGGAAATGGTTTCTTTAAACCTAATATTACTTCAATTATTAATGGTGTTTACAAAAACGCTCAAGAAAAAAAAGATGGTGCATTTACTATTTTTTATATGGGTGTAAATGCTGGTGCTTTTTTAGGTATTATGCTTTGTGGTTATGTTGGTGAAACCTATGGTTGGCATTTTGGTTTTGGTTTAGCTGGTATTTTTATGTTTTTCGGAATGTTACAATTCTATTTTGCTCAAAGCATTTTTGGTAAAGTTGGTACAAAACCAAGTAAAGTTGTTGATTTATCTGATGCAGTTGCTAGCAAAGAAGAAAAGAGTTATGACGATGTACCAAGCAATGTACAGAGAGACAGATATATTGTTGTTGGTATTTTAGCATTTTTTACTATTTTCTTTTGGGCCGCATTTGAACAAGCAGGTGGTTCTATGACTATTTTTGCTAAAGATTATACCAATAGAGTATTAGAAGGTAACGCTGCAAATATTTTTAGAATAGCAAATACACTACTTACTGTTGTACCTTTAATGATTATTACCTATGTTTTAATTAGTTTATTTAAAATTACTTTTAAAAAATATGCATTATCTAATCTTTTCTTAGGAATCAGTTTTGCGGTAATTTGGATCATAGTAATCATCATGTTAAAAAACCAGTTTAGTGAAGTTTCTACAGAAATACCTGCTTCTTGGTTTGGAATTTTAAATTCATTCTTTATTATAACATTTGCGCCTTTATTTTCTAAAATTTGGGAAAGCAAATTCAATCCACCTGCAACCGTAAAATTTGGTGTTGGATTAATATTATTAGGACTAGGATTCTTAGTTTTGGCCTATGGTTCTGCAAGTATACCTCAAGGTGCACAAACAGCATCTGTAAGTGTTATTTGGCTTATTTTAGCCTATTTACTTCATACTCTAGGTGAATTAAGTTTATCTCCGGTAGGATTGTCTTACGTATCTAAATTAGTACCAGGAAAAATGATTGCAATGATGTTTGGTCTTTGGTATATTGCAGTTGGTATGGGAAATAAATTAGCAGGATTGATGGGAGGAATGATTGATAAAATAACAACAGAATACTCTATGAGTACTTTCTTTTTAATTTTCACTTTTGTACCTATCATTGCAGGTCTTTTAATTATGAGCTTAACGCCTTTATTAAAAAAACTAATGCACGGAGTAAAATAA
- a CDS encoding peptide MFS transporter, producing the protein MSNLIKEPHEKELFGHPVGLYVLFFVEMWERFSYYGMRAILTLYLAAPIIMGDPQSGFGWTNGETLSFYGTYTMFVYLTSIPGGWIADKFIGQKKAVMLGGILLCIGHGILAIDAQWAFFTGLIFIVIGVGFLKPNISTMVGGLYKQGDERRDKGFYVFYIGINLGAFLGAILVGAVAAKYGWHYGFGLAGIGMGLGQIVYMYGLKYLGSVGNFIGNADSPDKELLKKPLTKIEKDRMLVMFLSFLIIIVFWGAFEQAGGLMSLYTEQKTNRILSFSLPLIGNEIPAAVFQSVNAFFIIVLGTAVGGFWYKWKSKGREASSIFKMAVGVIIMAFGFFFMSKAASEVVMNGDEVAEKSAMIWLILAYLFHTIGELCASPVALSFITKLAPLKYASLMMGAYFAATGLGNKVAGFIGGLSEDAGDFEVFTGIAITCTIFGLLLIAILKPLKRLTHGAEDRTETKSDETEGFEFRISKKTE; encoded by the coding sequence ATGAGTAATTTAATAAAAGAACCACATGAAAAAGAGTTATTTGGGCATCCTGTAGGGTTGTACGTATTATTTTTTGTGGAAATGTGGGAACGTTTTTCTTATTATGGAATGCGAGCAATTTTAACGTTATATCTTGCTGCTCCAATTATTATGGGAGATCCACAATCTGGTTTTGGTTGGACTAATGGTGAGACTTTATCTTTTTACGGAACATATACCATGTTTGTCTATTTAACATCCATTCCTGGAGGTTGGATTGCTGATAAATTTATAGGACAAAAGAAAGCAGTAATGCTCGGAGGAATCTTATTGTGTATCGGTCACGGAATTTTAGCAATTGATGCGCAATGGGCATTCTTTACAGGGCTTATTTTTATTGTAATTGGTGTTGGTTTCTTAAAGCCAAACATATCTACAATGGTTGGAGGTCTATACAAACAAGGAGATGAGAGACGAGACAAAGGTTTTTATGTTTTCTACATAGGAATTAACTTAGGAGCTTTCTTAGGAGCTATTTTAGTTGGTGCAGTTGCCGCTAAATATGGATGGCATTATGGTTTTGGTCTAGCGGGTATTGGTATGGGACTTGGTCAAATTGTATATATGTATGGCTTAAAATATTTAGGTAGCGTTGGAAATTTTATCGGTAATGCAGATTCACCTGATAAAGAATTACTAAAAAAGCCTTTAACTAAAATTGAAAAAGATAGAATGTTAGTAATGTTTCTTTCTTTCTTAATAATTATTGTTTTTTGGGGTGCTTTTGAACAAGCCGGTGGATTAATGAGTTTATATACCGAACAAAAAACAAATAGAATTTTATCTTTCTCTTTACCTTTAATTGGAAATGAAATTCCAGCCGCTGTATTTCAATCAGTAAATGCATTCTTTATCATTGTATTAGGAACTGCTGTTGGTGGATTTTGGTATAAATGGAAAAGTAAAGGAAGAGAAGCTTCTTCTATATTTAAGATGGCAGTAGGTGTAATTATTATGGCTTTTGGTTTCTTCTTTATGAGTAAAGCTGCCTCTGAGGTAGTAATGAATGGAGATGAAGTAGCAGAAAAATCTGCAATGATTTGGTTAATATTGGCATACCTTTTTCATACAATTGGTGAGCTTTGTGCTTCTCCTGTTGCATTGTCATTTATAACTAAGTTAGCGCCATTAAAATACGCTTCTTTAATGATGGGTGCTTATTTTGCTGCAACTGGTCTAGGTAACAAAGTTGCTGGTTTTATTGGAGGTCTATCTGAAGATGCTGGAGATTTTGAAGTGTTTACAGGAATTGCAATAACATGTACTATTTTTGGTTTATTATTGATTGCAATTCTAAAACCTCTAAAAAGGTTGACGCATGGTGCAGAAGATAGAACAGAAACTAAAAGTGATGAGACCGAAGGTTTTGAATTCCGAATCAGTAAAAAAACAGAATAA
- a CDS encoding n-acetylglutamate synthase has translation MNYNNKKFRVVQNTENGETSEETIFEYKQKDTILTCEYKGGKIVKGHLIGLVDKDGNIEMRYHQVNLKGELMTGICSSKPKMESNGKIRLYEEWQWTSGDQTSGKSVLEEV, from the coding sequence ATGAATTATAATAATAAGAAATTTAGAGTAGTTCAAAATACCGAGAATGGAGAAACATCAGAAGAAACTATTTTTGAATATAAGCAAAAGGATACTATTCTTACTTGTGAATATAAAGGAGGGAAAATAGTAAAAGGTCATTTAATAGGTCTTGTAGACAAAGATGGAAATATAGAAATGCGTTATCATCAGGTGAATCTTAAAGGAGAACTAATGACAGGTATTTGCAGCTCTAAGCCTAAAATGGAGTCTAATGGAAAAATAAGACTCTATGAAGAGTGGCAATGGACTTCTGGTGATCAAACAAGTGGGAAATCAGTTTTAGAAGAAGTTTAA
- the surE gene encoding 5'/3'-nucleotidase SurE has product MQNKPLILITNDDGITAPGLRALITIMNKIGEVVVVAPDSPQSGMGHAITVDNVLTCNAITIDDGPQLEYTCSGTPADCVKMAVNEILNRKPDLCVSGINHGSNASISVIYSGTMSAAIEAGIEGIPAIGFSLLDFKWHADFKQSEDFIKNITLNALLNGIPEGIVLNVNIPKLKKEEIKGVKICRQANGYWKEIFDKRKNPMGKEYYWLSGEFINKDKGQDTDLYALESGYISVVPVQFDMTAHHMIQKLNAWEL; this is encoded by the coding sequence ATGCAAAACAAACCATTAATTTTAATTACGAATGATGATGGAATTACGGCTCCTGGTTTAAGAGCTTTAATTACAATAATGAATAAAATTGGAGAAGTGGTTGTTGTAGCTCCTGATAGTCCGCAAAGCGGAATGGGGCATGCCATTACTGTTGATAATGTTTTAACTTGTAATGCTATAACTATAGATGATGGACCGCAATTAGAATACACTTGTTCTGGTACACCTGCAGATTGTGTAAAAATGGCGGTAAATGAAATTTTAAATAGAAAACCAGACTTATGTGTTTCTGGTATTAATCATGGCTCTAATGCTTCTATTAGTGTTATTTATTCTGGTACTATGAGTGCTGCAATAGAAGCAGGAATAGAAGGAATACCTGCTATTGGTTTTTCTCTATTAGATTTTAAATGGCATGCAGATTTTAAACAATCTGAAGATTTTATAAAAAACATTACATTAAATGCGTTGTTAAACGGTATTCCAGAAGGAATTGTTTTAAACGTAAATATTCCAAAATTAAAAAAGGAAGAAATAAAGGGAGTTAAAATTTGTAGACAGGCAAATGGATATTGGAAAGAAATTTTTGATAAACGAAAAAATCCAATGGGTAAAGAGTACTATTGGCTTTCTGGTGAGTTTATAAATAAAGATAAAGGCCAAGATACAGATCTTTATGCATTAGAAAGTGGCTATATTTCTGTAGTACCTGTACAATTCGATATGACTGCACATCACATGATTCAAAAATTAAACGCTTGGGAACTGTAA
- a CDS encoding C40 family peptidase, with amino-acid sequence MKKCFFLIVVFSFVLSSCSSTKTVVKKTTKPTTKVDRIVSNALEYKGVRYKFGGTTNRGMDCSGVVYVAFGSENVQLPRISRDMAKRGKKISLSKVKKGDLLFFRTSKSRRSINHVGLVVSHIKGQIRFVHATTSRGVIVSTLSEKYWNKAFVKATTIL; translated from the coding sequence ATGAAGAAATGTTTTTTTTTAATAGTTGTATTTTCTTTTGTATTAAGTTCTTGTTCCTCTACTAAAACCGTTGTTAAAAAGACAACAAAACCAACTACAAAAGTAGATAGAATTGTTTCAAATGCTTTAGAATACAAAGGAGTTCGTTATAAATTTGGAGGAACAACTAATAGAGGAATGGATTGTTCTGGGGTTGTTTATGTTGCCTTTGGAAGCGAAAATGTACAATTGCCAAGAATTTCTAGAGATATGGCAAAGAGAGGAAAGAAAATCTCTTTAAGTAAAGTAAAAAAAGGAGATTTATTATTCTTTAGAACCAGTAAAAGTAGACGAAGCATCAATCATGTTGGTTTGGTGGTTTCTCATATAAAAGGACAAATTAGGTTTGTTCACGCAACAACATCTAGAGGTGTTATTGTTTCTACTTTATCAGAAAAATATTGGAATAAAGCATTTGTAAAAGCAACAACTATCTTATAA
- a CDS encoding carboxy terminal-processing peptidase → MKTKYKITTFLLAILLFATSLQTQAANTDTNSDPEKDKILVYILRNILTRSHFVVKDMNDDFSEYVFTEFIDGLDPSKRYFTQKDMKDFSKFKYEIDNQLLKEDVSFYNLVYDRFSSKIKNAKSYYGDLLKQPFNFKKNETIDVDYEKVPFAKNENELIDYWRKQLKLSTLIRIQDKLDKQKADVLKDKNHKTKSFDEFEKEARAEVLKNMDDLYVRIEELEHEDWFSTFLNSVVGAFDPHTTYMAPSIKERFDQDMSGKLEGIGARLVKKGIYTEIFELVSGGPAWKEGSLEPGDIILEVAQGNEEPLDIVGMRLDDAIKFIKGKKGTEVKLTVKKKLDGTNKVISITRDVVELEETFVKSSIVEKDGKKFGIIDLPKFYIDFNEESYRDSAKDMEQEIERLKSEGVSGLIVDLRNNGGGSLKTAIEISGLFINEGPIVQVKYRGENPIIKKDIDPKIQWEGAVVVLVNEFSASASEIFAAAMQDYKRAVIMGGNQTYGKGTVQSVLPINQFTKYDKDLGALKMTIQKFYRVNGGSTQIEGVYSDIAMPDRYSYMKFGERDLDGALVWDKVKQADYVQTNSYQNFNDVVNNSKQRIATDSKFKLINEYAKWLKKKQDDTSYSLNYKLFEESNVANEKDAEKFKSVFDYKSNLTFNSPNYELSLIKKDTALADKRLAWHKNLSKDVYVFEAINVLSELKMNTKNEIVKY, encoded by the coding sequence ATGAAGACAAAATATAAAATCACCACATTTTTATTAGCAATACTTCTATTTGCAACTAGCTTGCAAACTCAAGCCGCTAATACGGATACCAATTCAGATCCTGAGAAAGATAAAATTTTAGTATACATTCTTAGAAATATTCTAACTAGGAGCCATTTTGTTGTAAAAGACATGAATGATGATTTCTCTGAATATGTTTTTACTGAATTTATTGATGGCTTAGACCCAAGTAAAAGGTATTTTACTCAAAAAGACATGAAAGATTTCTCTAAGTTTAAATATGAAATTGACAATCAACTTTTAAAAGAAGATGTCTCTTTTTATAACTTGGTTTATGATCGTTTTTCTAGTAAAATTAAAAATGCAAAATCGTATTACGGAGACTTGTTAAAACAACCGTTCAACTTTAAAAAGAATGAAACGATTGATGTAGATTATGAAAAAGTTCCGTTTGCTAAAAATGAAAATGAGCTAATAGACTACTGGCGCAAGCAGCTAAAATTAAGTACTTTAATTAGAATTCAAGATAAGTTAGATAAACAAAAAGCAGACGTACTTAAAGACAAAAATCACAAAACGAAAAGTTTTGACGAATTCGAAAAAGAAGCTCGTGCAGAAGTGCTTAAAAACATGGACGATTTATATGTTAGAATTGAAGAATTAGAACATGAAGATTGGTTTTCTACTTTTTTAAACAGTGTTGTTGGTGCTTTTGACCCACACACAACCTATATGGCCCCAAGTATAAAAGAACGTTTTGACCAAGACATGTCTGGTAAATTAGAAGGTATTGGAGCACGTTTAGTAAAAAAAGGAATTTACACAGAAATTTTTGAATTAGTTTCTGGTGGACCTGCTTGGAAAGAAGGTAGCTTAGAACCTGGTGATATTATTTTAGAAGTTGCTCAAGGAAACGAAGAGCCTTTAGATATTGTTGGAATGCGTTTAGATGATGCTATAAAATTTATAAAAGGAAAGAAAGGTACTGAAGTTAAATTAACAGTTAAGAAAAAATTAGACGGTACAAACAAAGTTATTTCTATTACTAGAGATGTTGTAGAACTAGAAGAAACTTTTGTAAAATCTAGTATTGTAGAAAAGGATGGTAAAAAATTCGGAATTATAGATTTACCTAAGTTCTATATAGATTTTAACGAGGAAAGCTATAGAGACTCTGCTAAAGATATGGAACAAGAAATAGAACGCCTTAAAAGCGAAGGAGTTAGTGGTTTAATTGTAGATTTAAGAAACAATGGAGGTGGCTCTTTAAAAACAGCAATAGAAATTAGTGGCTTATTTATTAATGAAGGCCCAATTGTACAAGTAAAATATAGAGGTGAAAATCCAATCATAAAAAAAGATATTGACCCAAAAATTCAATGGGAAGGAGCAGTCGTTGTTTTAGTAAACGAATTTTCTGCTTCTGCTTCAGAAATTTTTGCCGCAGCAATGCAAGATTATAAAAGAGCGGTAATTATGGGCGGTAACCAAACCTATGGTAAAGGAACCGTACAAAGTGTATTGCCAATTAATCAATTTACAAAATATGATAAAGATTTAGGAGCACTAAAAATGACCATTCAAAAATTCTACAGAGTTAACGGTGGTTCTACTCAAATTGAAGGAGTATATTCAGACATAGCTATGCCAGACAGATATAGTTATATGAAATTTGGAGAAAGAGATTTAGATGGCGCACTCGTTTGGGACAAGGTTAAGCAAGCAGATTATGTGCAAACAAATTCGTACCAAAACTTTAATGATGTTGTTAATAATAGCAAACAAAGAATTGCTACCGATTCTAAATTTAAGTTGATAAATGAATACGCAAAATGGTTAAAAAAGAAACAAGATGACACTTCTTACTCTTTAAACTATAAACTTTTTGAAGAAAGTAATGTGGCCAATGAAAAAGATGCTGAAAAATTTAAATCTGTTTTTGATTATAAATCTAATTTGACTTTTAATTCACCAAATTATGAACTTTCATTAATTAAAAAAGATACAGCTTTAGCAGATAAACGATTGGCATGGCACAAAAACTTATCTAAAGATGTGTATGTTTTTGAAGCTATAAACGTTTTAAGTGAATTAAAAATGAATACTAAAAACGAAATAGTAAAATATTAA
- the lpxB gene encoding lipid-A-disaccharide synthase: MKYYIIAGEASGDLHGSNLMKALYKEDANADIRFWGGDLMESVGGTLVSHYKERAFMGFFEVIMNLSKVLGFIKFCKKDIAQFKPDVLILIDNSGFNLRVAKWAKEQGFKTNYYISPQVWASRASRVKDIKRDIDTMFVILPFEKEFYEKYDYKVTFVGHPLIDGIAGRKQVEEVAFRKEYDLTDKPIIALLPGSRKQEITKMLSVMLSLIDDFSDYQFVIAGAPSQDFSFYQSIIGNRKVSFISNKTYDLLSVSYAALVGSGTATLETALFNVPQVVCYKGGNISYQIAKRIITLKFISLVNLIMDREVVKELIQNDFNEKNLKIELTKILDDTYREKLFLEYLDLVKKLGGKGASEKVAKQIVSDLKKEVN, from the coding sequence ATGAAATATTATATTATTGCTGGTGAAGCTTCAGGAGATTTACATGGTTCTAACCTAATGAAAGCTTTGTACAAAGAAGATGCAAACGCAGATATTAGGTTTTGGGGTGGAGATTTAATGGAAAGTGTTGGTGGCACTTTGGTTAGCCATTATAAAGAAAGAGCCTTTATGGGCTTTTTTGAGGTTATAATGAATCTTTCTAAGGTATTGGGTTTTATTAAATTCTGTAAAAAAGATATTGCACAATTTAAACCAGATGTACTTATTCTTATAGACAATTCAGGTTTTAATTTACGTGTTGCCAAATGGGCAAAAGAACAAGGTTTTAAAACGAATTATTATATTTCTCCTCAAGTTTGGGCAAGTAGAGCAAGTAGAGTTAAAGATATTAAAAGAGATATCGATACAATGTTTGTAATTCTTCCTTTTGAAAAGGAATTTTACGAAAAATACGACTATAAAGTAACTTTTGTTGGGCATCCCTTGATTGATGGAATTGCAGGTAGAAAACAAGTAGAAGAAGTTGCTTTTAGAAAAGAGTATGACTTAACAGATAAGCCTATTATTGCATTGTTGCCCGGAAGTAGAAAGCAAGAAATTACTAAAATGCTTTCTGTAATGTTGTCTTTAATTGATGATTTTTCAGATTATCAGTTTGTAATTGCTGGGGCTCCAAGTCAAGATTTTAGTTTTTATCAAAGTATTATTGGTAATAGAAAAGTAAGTTTTATTAGCAATAAAACGTATGATTTGTTGAGTGTTTCTTATGCTGCATTAGTTGGGTCTGGTACTGCAACTTTAGAAACAGCTTTGTTTAACGTTCCGCAAGTAGTTTGTTATAAAGGTGGCAATATTTCTTATCAGATAGCAAAAAGAATCATCACTTTAAAATTTATTTCTTTGGTAAATTTAATCATGGATAGAGAAGTGGTAAAAGAGTTGATTCAGAATGATTTTAATGAGAAGAATTTAAAAATAGAATTGACTAAGATTTTAGACGATACATATAGAGAAAAATTATTTTTAGAATATCTTGACTTAGTAAAGAAATTGGGAGGAAAAGGTGCTTCAGAAAAAGTTGCTAAACAAATTGTAAGTGATTTAAAAAAGGAAGTAAACTAG
- a CDS encoding thioredoxin family protein, whose amino-acid sequence MKKLILLIAVSLFYINTNGQENIKWLGFEEAIELNKANPKPILVDIYTDWCGYCKKMDLNTYSNKTIGDYINKNFYAVKLDGEGKEDIIFNDHTFKFQKEGRRGYHQLAASLMDGKLSYPTTLFLSEDVQLLDKIPGYLDKEIMEKILVYFSDELYKTKKWEDFDNDFKSNLK is encoded by the coding sequence ATGAAAAAACTGATATTACTTATTGCTGTTTCCCTATTTTATATAAATACAAATGGGCAAGAAAACATTAAATGGCTTGGTTTTGAAGAGGCTATCGAATTAAACAAAGCAAACCCAAAACCTATTTTAGTTGATATATATACAGATTGGTGTGGCTATTGTAAAAAAATGGATTTAAACACCTATTCTAATAAAACAATAGGTGATTATATCAATAAAAACTTTTACGCTGTTAAACTAGATGGTGAAGGCAAAGAGGATATCATTTTTAATGATCATACGTTTAAATTTCAAAAAGAAGGTAGACGTGGTTACCACCAACTTGCAGCTTCTTTAATGGATGGTAAATTATCTTACCCAACTACCCTCTTTTTGTCGGAAGATGTACAGTTATTAGATAAAATCCCTGGTTATTTAGACAAAGAAATTATGGAAAAAATATTGGTCTATTTTTCTGATGAACTTTACAAAACTAAAAAATGGGAAGACTTTGATAATGATTTTAAAAGTAATTTAAAATAA